ttataaacttatCGTTCTATTTATCGTTATCACATaaattcaggcaatttatcgcaatatggatttttgtccgtattgcccagctcTAGTGACCCCAGGGTCAAAGGTCATGGTGGTGGTCTTACCCTCGATGTTCTTGGCCATGTCGTAGTTGAGCACCATGGAGACGTCGTGGATGTCGATACCTCTCCCAGCCACGTCGGTGGCCACCAGGATGTCCTTGGCTCCAGCCTTCAGGTTGGACAGAGCAAACTCTCTCTGCTCCTGGCCCTTGCCACCGTGCAACGTGCAAGCATTGTactgagagagggggggaaagtaGAGAAATATAATTAGAAAGGGACCATTATCAACCTCCTGGTTCCTAGATTAGCCATAGTGGTGAAAGACCTGGATTTTAAAAAACATAGGTCAAAATATAAGTATTTGAGGTGCCCTTGATTTAGCACTGAGTTTGCACTTTTGGAGCTATTCCAGTTGTTACATTGTACCGGGAAAACAAACCAGCAAAGCTCAGGTATTAGAAAGTATTTGACCCAGTTCAGTGGTAAACATATCCCCTAATAAGAGCCTGAGGTCTCACCCCCATCTTCTCCAGAGACTTGGCCAGCACGTCGACACCCTTCTTCTGGTTGACGAAGATGATGATGGGCGGCTCGAACCCGCGCGCCAAAACATCCAGCAGCCTCTTCCTGGAAGACGAGAAAACAAGGGAGACTCGGCATTAGCTACAGCTTCAGGGAtagaagtggtgtgtgtgtgtgtgtctctgtgtgtgtgtgtgttacctcttctctccctctcccatgagCAGGACCTTTTGTTCCACTCTCTCGTGGGGTTTACCGGCTGAACCGATGTACACCACGGCCGGACGACGCAGGTAGTTACGGGCCAACCGCTCTACCGCCGCGGGCATGGTAGCTGTGAACATGACCGtctgagaaacagagaggagagagacggatggaggaaaggagagagaaaaatgGAAGGAGGAACGGCAGGGGAGAGAGAATTATCTTCTTAAATTGTACAGCTAGCTTTAAGCTGATATTTTcttctgtgtgtgtttatttatctGTCTAGGCTTTAACAATCTCTTACCTGTCTGTACTTGTGTTTTCCCATCTCGAAGTTCATCTTCATTTTCTCTGGGTCCTCTGCCTCGTCAGTGTCTGGTTTCTGATTGGTCACAGGGATGTACTCCAGGATCTTCTGGACGTCAGGCTCAAAGCCCATGTCTATCATGCGGTCAGCCTCATCCAGTACCACGTAGGTACAGCGACCCAGGACCAGGTATCTGTTCTCCAACACGTCTATCAGACGACCTGGGGTGGCTATTACTatctggaacacacagacacgtTTACTCAGACGTCACAAGCATGCGTCTTCATATTGGCAataaaattgtgtgtgtgtgcgtgtgtgaatcTGCATGTTTTCTAGTGTCTGACCTCGCAGCCCATCCGGAGGCGGAAGCCCTGGTCCTCCCTGGAGATACCTCCGATGACGGCCACGGTGCGGATACCCAGAGGTTTCCCAAACTTAAGGGTCTCCTCCTCGATTTGCTGCGCCAGCTCACGGGTGGGGGCCAGGATCACTGCATACGGACCCTGGTCCGAGTCCTCAATCCTACAGGGCCAGGGGAAAGAGGGTGtgagaagggtgtgtgtgtggttcgaAAGAAGGACATGCAACTCTTGGAGAGTAGTTTGAGGGGTAACCCTCTGGCTGGGGTGGTGTGGCTCACCTTTCATCCTTGGGCAGGGTAGTGATCCAGACCAATAGGGGGATGAGGAAGGCAGCCGTTTTACCGCTACCCGTCTCAGCCACGCCGATGATGTCACGGTTCTGTAAGCCAATGGGGATGGCTTGTCTCTGGATAGGCGTTGGATCCTGGACAACAAGGGAAACAAAAAGGAAGTCATTTTTTTATACAGCAAGTAATGGCTTCAGTGCTGGATCAGGGGAAGACCCAAAAGGTGGCGTGTGCATCCGAAGTCTTCACAGCTGACCTTGTAGCCACAGTTGTCGATGACCTCCACGATGTGCGGGGGCAGGTTGTACTCCTTCCAGTTCCTGATGGGGTGGGGGATCTTGCCACCCTTGGTGGTGATACTGTAATCCTCCCTGAAGATACGCCAGTCCCTGTCCGCCATCTCCTCCAGCTTCTTCTGGGACCAGTGTCTGTCGTCCCACCGCTGCTTGGCCTCCTTCTTATGAACCTTCTTCAGCCGCACCCTGAGGagcgggaggggaggggagggggatggCGCAGAGATTAGAGAACGACAATCAACCGTTTTAAGCTGTTTCGATTTGATGTGTTTGAGAGCATGGTAGTTTGTCAGGTGTGTTTATGTGACTCactcctcctgctccttctcCTCCAGTGTGCGTCTCGTCTCCATCATGTCGACGTAGAAATGTGACTGGTCTTTCTTCTGTTGCTTTAGGTCGATCCCAGCGATAAAGCCCCGCCCATACAGCTGGACCTGGTGCTTCTCCTTATAACTGAGAGACGGAGGTAGAGTGGGATATTAGAAGGGAAGAGAGCAGGTGCATTAGAGAAAGCCAGATGTCTATTGAAGGAGCAAAGTGGTTAATGGTTGCCCGTATCCAaattagaggtcttcacgggtccaaaaagttggacccgtGGATTTCCCACCTGACCTATACGCATAAATTAAGTTTAAAAGACCCGTGAAGGACAGTCAGACCCGTTCTGAAAAGGACCGTGGAAAAACAGACCCCTGCCAGTTCGGATCTGAGAGACGCGTTCAgatccaagagagagagagagaaacctccAACCAGGCGCTGCCAGCGCCATAAATAAACAAGTGACATTTAGCCATAGttacgtgtccttaaaaacagcctataacaaaTTACTCCGAATTTCATGTCTgttggacccgtgaagacctcttggtttctcaaatgactgcctcgcctggttcaccaactacttctcagatagagttcagtgtgtcaaatcggagggcctgttgtctggacctatggcagtctctatgggggtgccacagggttcaattcttgggccgacacttttctccgtgtatatcaatgatgtcgctcttgctgctggtgactctcagatccacctctacgcagacgacaccattttgtatacatctggcccttcattggacactgtgttaacaaacctccaaacgagcttcaatgccatacaacactccttcagtagcctccaactgctcttaaacactagtaaaactaaatgcatgcttttcaatcgaacgctgctggcacccgcccacccgactagaatcaccactcttgacgggtctgacctagagtatgtggacaactacaaatatctaggtgtctggttagactgtaaactctccttccagactcacataaagaatctccaatccaaagttaaatctagaatcggcttcctatttcgcaacaaagcctccttcactcatgctgccaaacatgccctcgtaaaactgactatcctaccgatccttgacttcggcgatgtcatttacataatagcctccaacactctactcagcaaattggatgtagtctatcacagtgccatccgttttgtctccaaagccccatacgctacccaccactgtgacctgtacgctcttgttggctgg
This portion of the Coregonus clupeaformis isolate EN_2021a chromosome 24, ASM2061545v1, whole genome shotgun sequence genome encodes:
- the ddx23 gene encoding probable ATP-dependent RNA helicase DDX23, yielding MMAGDPTDKNDAAETSGVKDKDRERKRSRSRERERKGSPSKDRKPRQRSRERNRSKSAERDRRLKDKEREKEHDRDKNRERGRKDRDKDGHRRDKDCSKKSRSISPKSKDRIKREKDLKKEEDEEEDKKKKGKVQPLSLEELLAKKKAEEEAEAKPKFLSKAEREAEALKRRQQQTEEKKKTIDEDRKKRRMFQDIGRKMMEDPQERDRRERRERMERENNGDQADDGRQKIREEKDKGKELQAIKERYLGGTKKRRRTRHLNDRKFVFEWDASEDTSTDYNPIYKEKHQVQLYGRGFIAGIDLKQQKKDQSHFYVDMMETRRTLEEKEQEEVRLKKVHKKEAKQRWDDRHWSQKKLEEMADRDWRIFREDYSITTKGGKIPHPIRNWKEYNLPPHIVEVIDNCGYKDPTPIQRQAIPIGLQNRDIIGVAETGSGKTAAFLIPLLVWITTLPKDERIEDSDQGPYAVILAPTRELAQQIEEETLKFGKPLGIRTVAVIGGISREDQGFRLRMGCEIVIATPGRLIDVLENRYLVLGRCTYVVLDEADRMIDMGFEPDVQKILEYIPVTNQKPDTDEAEDPEKMKMNFEMGKHKYRQTVMFTATMPAAVERLARNYLRRPAVVYIGSAGKPHERVEQKVLLMGEGEKRKRLLDVLARGFEPPIIIFVNQKKGVDVLAKSLEKMGYNACTLHGGKGQEQREFALSNLKAGAKDILVATDVAGRGIDIHDVSMVLNYDMAKNIEDYIHRIGRTGRAGKSGVALTFLTKEDSSVFYDLKQAFLESPVSTCPPELSNHPDAQHKPGTILTKKRREETIFA